Proteins encoded within one genomic window of Rhododendron vialii isolate Sample 1 chromosome 1a, ASM3025357v1:
- the LOC131322434 gene encoding B3 domain-containing transcription factor NGA1-like, translated as MEFYEIKRGNSDEEQEEDREELMRDLEFEGNPSYYSSSSYNSTNNHQRPFFGASFDVWGEDISRSYHGAAVAATRIQELDLMDSVPPPPPPSTRSTDQSYQLVGSSSDAGGDGSSSSFSTLEKEHMFHKVVTPSDVGKLNRLVIPKQHAEKYFPLDDDQMKGLLLNFEDRNGKEWRFRYSYWNSSQSYVMTKGWSRFVKDKKLDAGDVVSFDRGVGESGKDRLFIDWRHRTLPDASHHTINAPSGIQWGRLVYPMPPSMPIPMFRPDYLYHQNHQNQWNGRNSSNYSSGIHEYGAMNLGQLGAAQEMGGMIRTRVINSVPAIHNNAAAVAPKRLRLFGVNMDCSSSPVQEYSESVVLPSVPLRFATTATELAPSIGVLPLSQSRHYDYDGSPMPNLPTSDSRGKGYRR; from the coding sequence ATGGAGTTTTACGAAATTAAAAGAGGGAATTCAGacgaagaacaagaagaagacaGAGAGGAGCTGATGAGAGACTTGGAATTCGAAGGTAACCCTAGTTACTATTCATCTTCTTCCTATAATTctaccaacaaccaccaaaggcCATTTTTCGGGGCGTCTTTTGATGTGTGGGGAGAAGATATTTCAAGGTCTTACCATGGAGCTGCTGTTGCTGCAACCAGGATCCAAGAATTAGACCTAATGGACTcagtaccaccaccaccaccaccatcaactCGTTCTACAGACCAATCTTACCAACTGGTCGGTAGCAGCAGTGATGCTGGTGGCGATGGTAGTAGCAGTAGTTTCTCTACGTTAGAGAAGGAACACATGTTCCACAAGGTCGTGACACCGAGCGACGTCGGGAAGCTGAACCGCCTCGTGATACCAAAGCAACACGCCGAGAAATACTTCCCCCTCGACGACGACCAGATGAAGGGCCTCCTCCTGAATTTCGAAGACCGGAACGGGAAGGAGTGGCGGTTCAGGTACTCTTACTGGAACAGCAGCCAGAGCTACGTCATGACCAAGGGCTGGAGCCGATTCGTGAAGGACAAGAAACTCGATGCCGGAGACGTCGTGTCTTTCGACCGCGGCGTTGGGGAATCGGGCAAGGACCGGCTATTCATAGACTGGAGGCATCGGACGCTACCCGACGCATCTCATCACACGATCAACGCTCCGTCGGGGATCCAGTGGGGCCGGCTCGTATACCCAATGCCTCCTTCCATGCCTATCCCCATGTTCCGTCCTGATTACCTCTATCATCAGAATCATCAGAATCAATGGAACGGTCGCAATAGTAGCAATTATAGCAGTGGAATACATGAGTACGGTGCGATGAATTTGGGACAATTAGGGGCTGCACAGGAAATGGGAGGTATGATTAGGACTAGGGTTATAAATTCGGTCCCAGCGATACACAATAATGCTGCTGCTGTCGCACCCAAGCGTTTGAGGCTATTCGGAGTGAACATGGATTGTTCTTCCTCACCAGTACAAGAGTATTCCGAAAGCGTGGTGTTGCCTTCAGTACCGCTGCGTTTCGCGACGACTGCAACGGAATTAGCACCTTCTATAGGTGTTCTTCCTCTTTCGCAATCAAGGCATTACGATTATGATGGTTCCCCGATGCCTAATTTGCCGACGTCCGACTCGCGAGGAAAAGGGTACCGTCGTTAG